One genomic segment of Hevea brasiliensis isolate MT/VB/25A 57/8 chromosome 3, ASM3005281v1, whole genome shotgun sequence includes these proteins:
- the LOC110638913 gene encoding uncharacterized protein LOC110638913 gives MASQLLCCFIILTFLSMFIFPSQSTSRKDITKFPSDVKYNEKVNVSLYHETLCPSSASYILHDLSNALFKERLFHIVNLRMVPWGNARIVKPHKTFLCQKTLLQHGPDECYFNTRHACALKACTDLEANLVANICKAYKGNPKPEICKTIPPKKNSAEQTNSKHPVCYANEISLALEAPPGSGKASWLHLEKQKP, from the exons ATGGCTTCTCAATTGCTATGTTGCTTTATTATCCTCACCTTCCTTTCCATGTTCATCTTCCCATCTCAATCCACTTCCAGAAAAGATATTACTAAGTTTCCATCTGATGTCAAATATAACGAGAAGGTTAATGTGTCCCTCTACCATGAAACTCTCTGTCCAAGCTCTGCATCCTACATTTTGCATGATCTGTCCAACGCCCTCTTCAAAGAACGTCTCTTTCACATAGTCAACCTGAGGATGGTTCCATGGGGAAACGCTCGCATTGTGAAACCTCACAAAACCTTCCTCTGCCAG AAAACACTTTTGCAGCATGGTCCTGATGAATGCTACTTCAATACTAGACATGCCTGTGCCCTCAAGGCATGCACAGACCTG GAAGCGAACTTGGTAGCCAATATCTGCAAGGCCTACAAAGGCAATCCTAAGCCAGAAATTTGTAAAACAATTCCACCCAAGAAAAATTCAGCTGAGCAGACAAATTCGAAGCACCCAGTATGCTATGCCAATGAAATAAGCCTGGCATTAGAAGCACCACCTGGCTCAGGAAAAGCTTCATGGCTGCACCTAGAAAAACAAAAACCTTGA
- the LOC110638932 gene encoding uncharacterized protein LOC110638932 codes for MEDGVTKVVRFLHPEEEEEDYDDKKDDHHHRQGTAPGSLNHVISNLLCKEEADEEKQEGYEEKQEEEKDEEKGGGILDNIISRLVPPLSPKAGAQNQGDEVGDEEDGKGKEEDKLLVKRDEKGGGHIIDKIVSHFPDDAVPTDDEASILIHSIVHD; via the exons atggaagatgGTGTGACTAAAGTTGTGAGATTTTTGCATCctgaagaggaagaggaagactaTGACGATAAGAAAGACGATCACCATCATCGTCAAGGCACAGCTCCTGGATCACTAAACCATGTCATCTCTAACTTGCTATGTAAAGAGGAAGCAGATGAAGAGAAACAAGAAGGTTATGAAGAGAAacaggaagaagaaaaagatgaagagaagggaggtGGAATCCTCGACAATATCATATCCCGCTTGGTTCCTCCTTTGAGTCCAAAAGCAGGAGCACAAAACCAAGGTGATGAAGTTGGAGATGAAGAAGATGGGAAGGGCAAAGAAGAAGATAAGCTACTAGTGAAGCGCGACGAAAAGGGTGGTGGACACATCATTGATAAAATCGTTTCCCACTTCCCAG ATGACGCTGTTCCGACAGATGATGAAGCCTCCATTCTAATTCACTCCATCGTCCATGATTAG
- the LOC110638947 gene encoding ferritin-4, chloroplastic: MQATMFLRAVSAFPLSNGQGDAAFSPSNGLSSSSSSSSSFAALNLSPRRRRNSLVVSAAVDSGLQLTGVVFQPFEEVKREAFMVPISPQVSLARQFYVDECEAAINEQINVEYNASYAYHSMFAYFDRDNVALRGLAKFFKESSEEEREHAEKLMKYQNIRGGRVKLHSMLMPLSEFEHAEKGDALYAMELALSLEKLTNEKLLSVHNVADRNNDPQMAEFVEREFLKEQVESIKKIAEYVTQLRMVGKGHGVWHFDQMLLHEDDAA; encoded by the exons ATGCAAGCAACAATGTTTCTGAGAGCTGTTTCAGCCTTTCCTCTGTCAAACGGACAGGGAGATGCTGCTTTTAGTCCCAGCAAtggcctctcttcttcttcttcttcttcttcttctttcgcaGCCCTGAATTTATCGCCAAGAAGGCGAAGAAACAGTCTTGTGGTTTCCGCCGCTGTGGATAGCGGTTTGCAGTTGACTGGTGTAGTGTTCCAGCCATTTGAAGAGGTCAAGAGGGAAGCTTTTATGGTTCCTATCTCTCCTCAAGTTTCTCTTGCTCGCCAGTTCTATGTGGATGAGTGTGAAGCTGCAATAAACGAGCAGATCAA TGTGGAATACAATGCTTCCTATGCATACCACTCCATGTTTGCATATTTTGACAGGGACAACGTTGCCCTGAGGGGCCTAGCCAA ATTTTTCAAGGAATCCAGTGAAGAAGAAAGAGAGCACGCTGAAAAGCTAATGAAGTATCAG AACATACGTGGAGGGCGAGTAAAACTGCACTCTATGCTGATGCCTCTGTCAGAGTTTGAGCATGCAGAGAAGGGAGATGCATTGTATG CTATGGAATTAGCATTGTCTTTGGAGAAGTTGACAAATGAGAAACTATTGAGCGTGCACAAT GTGGCAGATCGAAACAATGATCCACAAATGGCAGAATTCGTTGAGAGAGAGTTTTTGAAAGAACAG GTTGAATCCATTAAGAAGATAGCAGAATATGTTACTCAATTAAGGATGGTTGGTAAAGGCCATG GAGTCTGGCACTTCGATCAGATGCTTCTCCATGAGGATGATGCTGCATGA
- the LOC110652832 gene encoding uncharacterized protein At5g01610 isoform X1, with protein sequence MDQILNKVGSYWLGQKANKELNSVGDDINSMSSSIEGGAKWLVNKIKGKMQKPLPELLKEYDLAVGIFPRDATNYEFNEETGKLTVFIPSICEVGYKDSSVLRFSATVTGYLEKGKLADVEGIKTKVMIWVKVTCITSDGSKLHFTAGMKKTRSREAYEVLRDGVSVDKF encoded by the exons ATGGATCAGATACTGAACAAGGTTGGTTCCTATTGGTTGGGCCAGAAGGCCAACAAGGAGCTCAATTCTGTCGGCGACGACATTAAC TCAATGTCGAGCAGTATTGAAGGAGGAGCCAAATGGTTAGTCAACAAAATAAAAG GAAAAATGCAAAAGCCATTGCCGGAACTGCTTAAGGAGTATGACTTGGCTGTAGGAATCTTCCCTCGAGATGCAACCAACTATGAGTTTAATGAGGAGACAGGAAAGCTTACTGTCTTTATTCCCTCAATCTGTGAAGTGGGCTACAAGGATTCATCTGTCTTGCGTTTCTCCGCCACTGTAACCGGGTATTTGGAGAAAGGAAAACTGGCTGATGTAGAGGGGATTAAGACTAAGGTGATGATTTGGGTTAAAGTGACATGTATCACTTCTGATGGATCAAAGCTCCATTTCACAGCTGGGATGAAGAAAACCAGGAGTAGAGAGGCATACGAGGTACTTAGAGATGGAGTGAGCGTAGACAAATTCTAA
- the LOC110652832 gene encoding uncharacterized protein At5g01610 isoform X2 has translation MAHDPQSMSSSIEGGAKWLVNKIKGKMQKPLPELLKEYDLAVGIFPRDATNYEFNEETGKLTVFIPSICEVGYKDSSVLRFSATVTGYLEKGKLADVEGIKTKVMIWVKVTCITSDGSKLHFTAGMKKTRSREAYEVLRDGVSVDKF, from the exons TCAATGTCGAGCAGTATTGAAGGAGGAGCCAAATGGTTAGTCAACAAAATAAAAG GAAAAATGCAAAAGCCATTGCCGGAACTGCTTAAGGAGTATGACTTGGCTGTAGGAATCTTCCCTCGAGATGCAACCAACTATGAGTTTAATGAGGAGACAGGAAAGCTTACTGTCTTTATTCCCTCAATCTGTGAAGTGGGCTACAAGGATTCATCTGTCTTGCGTTTCTCCGCCACTGTAACCGGGTATTTGGAGAAAGGAAAACTGGCTGATGTAGAGGGGATTAAGACTAAGGTGATGATTTGGGTTAAAGTGACATGTATCACTTCTGATGGATCAAAGCTCCATTTCACAGCTGGGATGAAGAAAACCAGGAGTAGAGAGGCATACGAGGTACTTAGAGATGGAGTGAGCGTAGACAAATTCTAA